The following coding sequences are from one Odontesthes bonariensis isolate fOdoBon6 chromosome 10, fOdoBon6.hap1, whole genome shotgun sequence window:
- the spsb1 gene encoding SPRY domain-containing SOCS box protein 1: MGQKVPGGIKTIDMRDPAFSPLKLELQTLSQSKPSRLDLLLDMPPASLDVQVQHSWNNEDRSLNVFVKDDNRLVFHRHPVAQSTDAIRGRVGYTRGLHVWEISWAMRQRGTHAVVGVATSDAPLHSVGYTALVGSNAESWGWDLCRSKLYHDGKNLPGKTYPAFLEPDDTFIIPDSLLIVLDMDEGTLGYIVDGHYLGVAFRGLKGRKLYPVVSAVWGHCEIRIRYINGLDPEPLSLMDLCRRSVRVALGKDRLSEIHRLPLPASLKNYLLYQ, translated from the exons ATGGGGCAAAAGGTCCCAGGTGGAATTAAAACCATTGATATGCGGGATCCGGCGTTCAGCCCTCTCAAGTTGGAGCTACAGACCCTGAGTCAAAGCAAGCCGTCTCGGCTGGATCTGCTGCTGGATATGCCACCTGCCAGCCTTGATGTCCAGGTCCAACACTCGTGGAACAACGAAGACCGCTCCCTCAACGTCTTTGTCAAAGACGACAACAGACTGGTATTTCACCGGCATCCTGTGGCGCAGAGCACTGATGCCATTCGTGGACGTGTTGGCTACACGAGGGGGCTGCACGTGTGGGAAATCAGCTGGGCCATGCGTCAGAGGGGCACGCACGCGGTGGTTGGAGTGGCTACAAGTGACGCCCCGCTACACTCGGTGGGCTACACGGCTTTGGTTGGAAGCAACGCTGAATCCTGGGGCTGGGACTTGTGCAGGAGTAAACTCTACCACGATGGCAAGAATCTCCCTGGAAAAACCTACCCAGCATTCCTCGAGCCGGATGACACCTTCATAATACCAGACTCCCTCTTAATTGTCTTGGACATGGATGAGGGGACTCTGGGTTACATAGTGGATGGACATTATCTAGGGGTTGCGTTCAGAGGACTTAAAGGCAGGAAGCTGTACCCAGTGGTGAGCGCCGTCTGGGGACACTGTGAAATACGAATCCGGTATATAAATGGACTTGATC CTGAACCCCTTTCTCTGATGGACCTGTGTAGGCGCTCGGTGAGGGTGGCCTTGGGAAAAGACCGTCTGAGTGAAATCCATAGACTGCCCCTGCCGGCCTCTCTCAAGAACTACCTGCTCTACCAATGA